A DNA window from Paraclostridium bifermentans contains the following coding sequences:
- a CDS encoding alpha-mannosidase, which translates to MKDMFYTIDKLRNRIHELDDYRYRDKVELEYFNTKLNGDRDIAPNIPTEYDGVIKTGETWKGRDLYLWMQKVVDIPSNWENKTVVGIFDFGETGAGNNSGFESLFYLNNKPYQGVDSNHKEVFLPKDINGTSVELIFRLWTGLEGGGIPREQEHRINRAQLAWLDEKADDLFYNASVILETIGELDEYSPDKVHLTKILNNAFKLIDWSYPGNEDFYKSLHEASDYLNEEIDKIDKHSVVNVTCIGHTHIDVAWLWRLKHTREKCARSFSTVLRLMERYPEYIFLQTQPQLYEYVKNDYPELYEAIKQKVKDGKWEVDGGMWLEADCNIPSGESLVRQILVGSRFIKEEFNKDVEYLWLPDVFGYSWALPQILKKSGIDMFMTTKISWNQYNRMPHDTFKWRGIDGSEILTHFITTPEPWSQPGSWFYTYNGRLTPKTVKGVWDAYTDKGITNDLLVSYGFGDGGGGVNREMLEYRKRLDKMPGLPNVKTGKASEYFRCLKEKVEKTDEYVHTWDGELYLEYHRGTYTSQAYTKMMNRKLELLYRETEWLSSVACLTNNDWSLYDNNEITKGWKTILRNQFHDIIPGSSITEVYEDAKQEYKEAEDIALGIQNKLEDISINKDEHTWTIVNNSNWNRTESIDIKCDEDGSFYDEDGNKLEYQRNKDEYTIEIKDIPALGYKRIILKVNDIKDDNNSAFEYCDGKVLTPKYEIKWNEYGQLISIYDKENRREVLAKGERGNVLQMFEDKPMAHEAWDIDIFYQEKMREVKDLKSVELIEIGNLKAVIRFKYKYMNTTINQDMIVYANSNRIDFKTNVDWREKKQLLKVAFVVDIRSTMATYDVQFGNVKRPTHWNTSWDRARFESVAQQWVDLSERNYGVSLLNNCKYGHDIKDNVMRLTLLKSATHPDPVQDQGEQNFTYSLLPHSGDFIDGNTVKHAYELNQPLRAIKGMLKSEVKKQLFKFNDANILVDAIKKAEDEDMIIIRFHDYSGSRQNVSIDSDYEITGWMETNLMEKPIENLRNENSINVVVNPYEMKTLMIKMK; encoded by the coding sequence ATGAAAGATATGTTTTATACAATAGATAAACTTAGAAATAGAATACATGAACTAGATGATTATAGATATAGAGATAAAGTAGAACTTGAATATTTTAACACGAAGTTAAATGGGGATAGAGATATAGCACCTAATATTCCAACTGAGTATGATGGAGTTATAAAAACTGGGGAGACATGGAAAGGAAGAGATTTATACCTTTGGATGCAAAAGGTAGTTGATATACCATCAAACTGGGAGAATAAAACTGTTGTTGGTATATTTGATTTTGGAGAAACTGGAGCTGGAAATAACTCTGGATTTGAATCGTTATTTTACCTTAATAATAAGCCTTACCAAGGCGTTGATAGTAATCACAAAGAAGTGTTTTTACCGAAAGATATTAATGGAACTAGTGTTGAATTAATATTTAGACTATGGACTGGACTTGAAGGTGGCGGAATTCCAAGAGAACAAGAACATCGTATAAACAGAGCACAATTAGCATGGTTAGATGAGAAAGCAGATGACTTATTCTACAATGCAAGTGTAATTTTAGAAACTATAGGAGAACTAGATGAATATTCTCCAGATAAAGTTCATTTAACAAAGATACTAAACAATGCATTTAAATTAATTGATTGGTCATATCCAGGAAATGAAGATTTTTATAAGTCGTTGCATGAAGCATCAGATTATTTAAATGAAGAAATAGATAAAATTGATAAACATTCAGTAGTTAATGTAACTTGTATTGGACACACTCATATAGATGTTGCTTGGCTTTGGAGGTTAAAACACACTAGGGAGAAATGTGCAAGATCATTTTCAACAGTATTAAGATTAATGGAAAGATATCCTGAGTACATATTTTTACAAACACAGCCGCAATTATATGAATATGTAAAAAATGATTACCCAGAATTATATGAAGCTATAAAACAAAAGGTTAAGGATGGTAAGTGGGAAGTTGACGGTGGAATGTGGTTAGAAGCAGACTGCAATATACCATCAGGAGAATCTTTAGTGAGACAAATTTTAGTAGGTTCAAGATTTATAAAAGAAGAATTTAATAAAGATGTTGAATATTTATGGTTACCAGACGTATTTGGATATTCATGGGCACTACCTCAAATATTAAAAAAATCTGGAATAGATATGTTTATGACAACTAAGATAAGTTGGAATCAATATAATAGAATGCCACATGATACGTTTAAGTGGAGAGGAATAGATGGTTCAGAAATACTAACTCACTTTATAACAACTCCAGAGCCATGGAGTCAACCTGGATCTTGGTTCTACACATATAATGGAAGACTTACACCTAAAACAGTAAAAGGTGTATGGGATGCATATACAGATAAAGGAATAACTAATGATTTATTAGTATCTTATGGTTTCGGAGATGGTGGCGGTGGAGTAAACCGTGAAATGTTAGAATATAGAAAAAGATTAGATAAAATGCCAGGATTACCTAATGTAAAGACTGGAAAAGCTAGTGAATACTTTAGATGTTTAAAAGAAAAGGTAGAAAAAACTGATGAATATGTGCATACATGGGATGGAGAGTTATACTTAGAATATCATAGAGGCACATATACAAGTCAGGCATACACTAAAATGATGAATAGAAAACTAGAACTTTTATATAGAGAAACAGAGTGGTTATCAAGTGTAGCATGTTTAACTAATAATGACTGGTCATTATATGATAACAATGAAATAACTAAAGGATGGAAGACTATACTTAGAAACCAATTCCATGATATAATCCCTGGTTCATCTATAACGGAAGTTTATGAAGATGCAAAACAAGAGTATAAAGAAGCAGAAGATATAGCTTTAGGTATACAAAATAAACTTGAAGATATATCTATAAATAAAGATGAACACACTTGGACAATAGTAAATAACTCTAACTGGAATAGAACTGAATCTATAGATATAAAATGTGATGAAGATGGAAGTTTTTATGATGAAGATGGAAATAAACTAGAGTACCAAAGAAATAAAGATGAATATACAATAGAAATTAAAGATATTCCAGCACTTGGATATAAAAGAATAATATTAAAAGTAAATGATATTAAAGATGACAACAATTCGGCATTTGAGTACTGTGATGGGAAAGTTTTAACTCCTAAATACGAGATAAAATGGAATGAATATGGACAACTAATATCTATATATGATAAAGAAAATAGAAGAGAAGTATTAGCTAAGGGTGAGAGAGGAAATGTTCTTCAGATGTTTGAAGACAAACCTATGGCACATGAAGCGTGGGATATTGATATATTCTATCAAGAGAAGATGAGAGAAGTAAAGGATTTAAAAAGTGTTGAATTAATAGAAATTGGAAATCTAAAAGCTGTTATAAGATTTAAATATAAATATATGAACACAACAATAAATCAAGACATGATAGTATACGCTAATAGCAATAGAATCGATTTTAAAACAAATGTTGATTGGAGAGAAAAAAAGCAATTGCTTAAAGTAGCATTTGTAGTAGATATAAGAAGCACTATGGCTACATACGATGTTCAGTTTGGAAATGTAAAAAGACCAACTCACTGGAATACTAGTTGGGACAGAGCTAGATTTGAAAGTGTTGCACAACAATGGGTTGATTTATCTGAAAGAAATTATGGTGTAAGTTTATTAAATAATTGTAAATATGGGCATGACATAAAAGACAATGTAATGAGATTAACATTGTTAAAATCAGCGACGCACCCTGATCCAGTACAAGATCAAGGAGAACAAAACTTTACTTATTCACTATTACCTCATAGTGGAGACTTTATAGATGGAAACACAGTAAAGCATGCATATGAACTTAATCAACCGTTAAGAGCTATAAAAGGAATGTTAAAGAGTGAAGTTAAAAAGCAATTATTTAAATTTAATGATGCAAATATATTAGTTGATGCTATAAAGAAAGCTGAAGATGAAGATATGATAATAATCCGTTTCCATGATTATTCAGGAAGCAGACAAAATGTAAGTATAGATAGTGATTATGAAATTACTGGATGGATGGAGACAAACTTAATGGAAAAACCAATAGAGAATTTAAGAAATGAAAACTCTATAAATGTTGTTGTAAATCCATATGAAATGAAAACACTTATGATAAAAATGAAGTAA
- a CDS encoding alpha-mannosidase: MKKTAHIISHTHWDREWYLPYETHHMMLIKTMDTLLDAFEKDPEFKYYHLDGQTVLLEDYLEVRPDRKELLEKVIKEGRLKIGPWYVLQDEFLTSSESNVRNLQYGHKDANNYGVKACKIGYFPDSFGNMGQAPQILKQAGIDAAAFGRGVKPTGFNNEVSADDKFESPYSEMYWESPDGSKVLGILFANWYCNGMEIPTDENEAKNYWSKRIDDAGKFASTNHLLFLNGCDHQPIQTDLSEAIKTAKSIYSDIDFIHSNFEDYVNDLKSNIDKDLQIIKGELRSQQTDGWYTLANTASSRVYLKQWNQLCQTLFEKVAEPIATMASQYGFEYPHHLFEYGWKSLMKNHPHDSICGCSVDEVHREMVARFDKAKDVAKYIVNESLTYISSKINTLKFKDLGENVYPFLVLNTSGYDRKGLVKVEVDIVRKYFKEGHPNEIAKEMKNIKLPKFKVVDINGNKINSNIIDLGIKFGYDLPDDKFRQPYYSRLVSVEIETNNIKSFGWDTYALVEDDSNSIENSINSLINENILENENIRVEINENGSIDLLDKNTNKNFKDLCIYENTGDIGNEYIYKMPEGETPLTTKGIKANINIKEDLPYKAVVEVIHKWDIPKSADYLLDKEIEEVLEFKHRKAQRVNETLQMEIKTTLTLEKSAKGIKIESEFNNICKDHRMRMLFNTDIESNVHYAESIFEVAKRNNIPHASWENPCNCQHQHTFVNIHDNNYGLTIANKGLNEYEILNNGRNTIAVTLLRSVRELGDWGVFETPEAQCLGNHKVELEIIPHGKEVFDSYKEAHLFQIPIISKQMSIQSGEIPCANGLLNVEGYGIMWSILKRECKNGNNILRVYNLNEEETILNLSSCSLLGDKYRSNILEDKVQKITENKIHLRQSEIVTVSIGK; the protein is encoded by the coding sequence ATGAAAAAGACTGCACATATAATATCTCATACTCATTGGGATAGAGAGTGGTATTTACCATATGAAACACATCATATGATGCTTATAAAAACTATGGATACTTTACTTGATGCATTTGAGAAGGATCCAGAATTTAAATATTATCACTTAGATGGACAAACAGTTTTATTAGAAGATTATTTAGAAGTTAGACCTGATAGAAAAGAGCTTTTAGAAAAAGTTATTAAAGAAGGAAGACTTAAAATAGGACCGTGGTATGTTCTTCAAGATGAGTTTTTGACAAGTAGTGAATCAAATGTTAGAAATTTACAATATGGACATAAAGATGCAAATAATTATGGTGTTAAAGCGTGCAAAATAGGTTACTTTCCAGATTCTTTCGGGAATATGGGGCAAGCGCCTCAAATATTAAAGCAAGCAGGAATAGATGCTGCAGCTTTTGGAAGAGGAGTTAAACCAACTGGTTTTAACAATGAAGTAAGTGCTGATGATAAATTTGAATCTCCATACTCTGAAATGTATTGGGAAAGCCCAGATGGATCAAAGGTATTGGGGATATTATTTGCTAACTGGTATTGCAATGGTATGGAAATACCAACTGATGAAAATGAAGCTAAAAATTATTGGAGTAAGAGAATAGATGATGCTGGAAAATTTGCATCAACAAACCACTTATTATTTTTAAATGGATGTGATCATCAACCTATTCAGACTGATTTATCAGAAGCTATAAAAACAGCTAAAAGCATATATAGTGATATAGATTTTATACATTCTAACTTTGAAGATTATGTAAATGATTTAAAAAGTAATATAGATAAAGATTTACAAATTATAAAGGGAGAATTAAGAAGTCAGCAAACTGATGGATGGTACACACTTGCTAATACAGCTTCATCTAGAGTTTACTTAAAGCAGTGGAACCAACTTTGTCAGACTTTATTTGAAAAAGTAGCTGAACCGATAGCAACTATGGCAAGCCAATATGGATTTGAATATCCTCATCATTTATTTGAGTATGGATGGAAATCTTTAATGAAAAATCATCCTCATGATAGTATTTGTGGATGTAGTGTAGATGAAGTCCACAGAGAAATGGTAGCTAGATTTGATAAAGCTAAGGATGTTGCTAAGTATATTGTAAATGAAAGTTTAACTTATATATCTAGTAAAATAAATACTCTGAAATTTAAAGATTTAGGAGAAAATGTATATCCATTTTTAGTTTTAAATACATCTGGGTATGATAGAAAAGGCTTAGTTAAAGTTGAGGTTGATATAGTAAGAAAGTATTTTAAAGAAGGACATCCAAATGAAATAGCAAAAGAAATGAAAAATATAAAGCTTCCTAAGTTTAAAGTAGTTGATATAAATGGGAATAAAATAAATTCAAATATAATTGATTTAGGAATAAAATTTGGATATGATTTACCAGATGATAAATTTAGACAACCATATTACTCAAGGTTAGTAAGTGTTGAGATTGAAACAAATAATATTAAGTCTTTTGGATGGGATACATATGCTTTAGTAGAGGATGACTCAAATAGCATTGAAAATAGTATTAATAGCTTAATAAATGAAAATATATTAGAAAATGAAAATATAAGAGTTGAAATAAATGAAAATGGAAGCATTGATTTATTAGATAAGAATACTAATAAAAATTTCAAAGATTTATGTATATATGAAAATACAGGTGATATAGGTAATGAATATATTTATAAAATGCCAGAGGGAGAGACACCATTAACTACTAAGGGCATAAAAGCTAATATAAATATAAAAGAAGATTTACCATATAAAGCTGTTGTAGAAGTTATTCACAAGTGGGATATTCCAAAAAGTGCAGATTACTTATTAGATAAAGAAATTGAAGAAGTATTAGAATTTAAGCATAGAAAGGCACAAAGAGTTAATGAAACGTTACAGATGGAAATAAAAACTACATTAACTTTAGAAAAAAGTGCTAAGGGGATAAAGATTGAATCTGAATTTAATAATATATGTAAAGATCATAGAATGAGGATGTTATTTAATACAGATATAGAAAGTAATGTTCATTATGCAGAATCAATATTTGAGGTAGCAAAGAGAAATAATATTCCACATGCATCTTGGGAAAATCCATGCAATTGCCAACATCAGCATACATTTGTAAATATACATGACAATAACTATGGACTTACAATTGCAAATAAAGGGTTAAATGAATATGAAATTTTGAATAATGGTAGAAATACAATTGCAGTTACATTATTAAGAAGTGTTAGGGAATTAGGTGATTGGGGAGTTTTTGAAACTCCAGAAGCTCAGTGTTTAGGAAATCATAAAGTAGAGCTTGAAATAATACCTCATGGTAAAGAAGTATTTGATTCTTATAAGGAAGCTCATTTATTCCAAATACCTATAATTTCTAAACAAATGTCTATACAAAGTGGAGAAA